GTTTCATTTACTTTCGTAACAAACCGATCTTTAAAGATTGCGGCCTTCCCTGGCTGAAGAAAGCTGAATGGATCCACGGCGCACCTTCTCCCATCTTTTCTTTCCTTCGGTATATACACTTTCTGCATGATTTACGCCAAAATGGTAAGGAATATAGTGATAATTCGGGACATCCCAAATGACGAAATCAGCTCGTTTTCCTGCTTTTATTATTCCTGCATTTCCACCAAGGCCAATAGCATAAGCGGCGTTAACGGTCACCGCATTCCAAATTTCCTCTGCTGTCATTTTTAGCTTAAGGGCAGCAAGCGACATGATCATTTGAAGATTTTCCGTTACGCAGCTTCCAGGATTAAAATCAGTCGCGAGGGCGACAGCTGTCCCTTCATCTATCATTTTTCGGGCTCGGGCGTAATGATCCTTTCCTAAATAAAAGGTGGTTCCGGGAAGCAGCACGGCTACCGTATCACTATCAGCCAAGCAAGCGATGCCTTCATCTGAGGCGGCAACAAGGTGATCGGCACTGGCTGAACGTAAGGATACCGCAAGCTCCGTCCCGCCTAACGGGTCGATTTCGTCGGCATGAATTTTCAAACCAAATCCTTTTTCCTTCGCTTTCATTAAAAATTGTCTCGACTGGTCAATTGTGAACACTCCCGTTTCACAAAAGATATCTGCAAATTTGGCGAGCTTTTCTTCTTTTATGACATCCAGAAGCTGAATCATCTTCTCAAGAAACATGTCCTCCCTTCCTTTATATTCAGCAGGAACGGCGTGAGGCCCCAGAAACGTAGATACTAGGCGAATCGGGTAGCTGTTGTGAAGCTGTTTTATCACCCTCAGCTGCTTCAACTCGGTTTCATCATCCAAGCCGTAGCCGCTTTTTGCTTCAATGGCTGTAACGCCAAATGAAATCATTCGTTCCAAATGAAAAGCGGCTTTATCAAATAGTACTTTTGCGGATGCGTTTTTTGTTGCATGGACTGTTGAGAGGATTCCTCCCCCCTTCGCAAGGATTTCCAAGTAGGAAACGCCGGCTTGCTTCATCGCGAGCTCATTTTCCCTGCTCCCTCCAAATACGAGATGAGTATGCGGATCCACAAGACCGGGTGAGACGACTTTTCCCTTTGCATTCCTTTTTTCATGAGCAAGCAATCTTTCGGCTTCTTCAGTAGAGCCAATCCAGGATACAAGACCATCTTTTACGGCAATAGCTGCGCTGTTTAAGACACGAAGCCTGTTCATGTCCTCTCCTTTCAATGGCTTTCCGTTACTTTCAGGCAGAAGCAATTGTCCAATGTTAAATAGAATCAGGTCATGTGTCATCGTGGTCACCCCTTTGCATGATGGATCATCGGAATATCCAGCCCTTTTTCCTTTGCAGCTTCAATAGCTTTGTCATACCCTGCATCAGCATGGCGGACAATGCCCATCCCCGGATCTGTAGTAAGAACCCGCCGAAGTCTCTCTTCCGCAAGCCCGGTGCCATCTGCCACAGCAACCATGCCCGCATGCAGAGAATAGCCCATTCCAACACCGCCTCCGTGATGAACCGAAATCCATGAACCGCCTGCCGCAACATTGATCAGAGCATTTAAAATCGCCCAGTCTCCCACTGCGTCACTCCCATCCTTCATCGCTTCTGTCTCGCGATTTGGGGAAGCAACGGATCCGCAATCCAAATGATCACGGCCTATCACGATGGGTGCTTTTAATTCCCCGCTCCGGACAAGATCATTGATGGCAAGCCCCATTTTCATTCGCTCTCCATAGCCTAGCCAGCAAATTCGCGAAGGAATCCCCTGAAATGCCACCTTTTCCTGTGCCATATCAATCCAGCGGAGAAGCGGCTCATTTTCCGGGAACAGCTCTTGAATCAGAGCATCCGTCCGGTAAATATCTTCCGGATCCCCTGAAAGGGCAGCCCAGCGGAAAGGGCCTTTTCCTTCACAAAATAAGGGGCGGATATAGGCAGGAACGAACCCTGGAAAATCAAAGGCATTGCTTACTCCTTCATCCTTGGCCACTTGCCTGATATTGTTCCCGTAATCGAAAACGATGGCACCTCTTCGCTGGAATTCAAGCATCGCCTCAACCTGTTTAGCCATCGATTTCGAAGCTTTTTTCTCATATTCCTTCGGATGGGTTTTTCTTAATTCAGCTGCTGCTTGAAGCGAGTAATTTTCAGGAATGTAGCCATTGATCGGATCATGTGCAGAGGTTTGGTCCGTGACTATATCAAAATGGATGTTTCGGTTTAATAGCTCGTGGTGAAGGCTTGCTGCATTTCCCACAACTCCAATGGATAAAGCCTCTCCTTTCTTTTTAGCTTCCATGGCCCATTCTACTGCCTCATCCAGACTGGATGTCATTTTATCGCAATAGGCTGTATGAATCCTCTTTTTAATGCGTTCCGGATCCGCCTCAACCGCCAAGCAGGCACCGCCGTTCATCGTTACAGCAAGAGGCTGTGCTCCGCCCATTCCGCCAAGTCCAGCTGTTAAGGTGAGCGTTCCTTTAAGTGAACCCCCAAAATGCTGGCGGGCGACTTCGGCGAAGGTTTCATACGTTCCCTGCAGAATTCCTTGCGTTCCAATATAGATCCAGCTTCCTGCGGTCATTTGACCGTACATCATCAGTCCTTTTCGGTCGAGCTCGTGGAAGTGGTCCCAATTTGCCCATTTTGGAACGATGACGGAGTTTGACAGCAGTACTCTTGGTGCTGCAGCATGTGTTTTAAAAACGGCTACAGGTTTACCCGATTGGACGAGCATCGTTTCATCATTTTCCAATCTTCTGAGCGTGTGAACGATCGCATCAAATGATTCCCAGTTGCGAGCCGCTTTCCCGATTCCGCCGTAAACGACGAGATCCTCCGGTTTTTCAGCGACATCCGGATCGAGGTTGTTATAAAGCATCCTTAAGGCTGCTTCCTGCTCCCATCCCTTGCATTCGAGTTTAAGCCCTTTTTTTGCACGGATTACGCGTTTTGTTTCCATCTCTCAAACTCCCTTCCTTCGTTTAAAGCTGTCCATCCGGCTTTATTTTTTTTTAGCCATTCTGTCATGTTTTCTATATCTTCCGAAAATACCCGGTCTTGAGTGATGGATGGGACAATCTCCCTTGCTTCATCATAAAAGACTCTTGTAGCAGTCGCCATTCGTTCAATCCCCCGGTATTGAACGGCTTGAAGCGCACAAATGCACTCGATGGCAAGCACTCTCCGTACATTCTGGATGATGCTGAAGCAGTGGCGCGCAGCAATGGTTCCCATGCTGACATGGTCCTCCTGATTCGCGGATGACGGGATGGAGTCCACACTTGCCGGATGGGCCAGTGTTTTGTTTTCTGAGACGAGCGAGGCAGCACAATACTGCATAATCATCGCACCAGATTGAAGTCCGGGCTGAGCACTTAAAAAGGGGGGCAAATCATTGAGCTGAGGATTCACGAGCCGTTCGATTCTCCGCTCTGAAATACTCGCAAACTCCGCCATCGCGATTTTCATAAAATCCATAGCCAGGGCAATGGGCTGTCCGTGAAAATTACCTCCTGATATCACCGTTTGGCCGCCGTCAAAAATCAATGGATTATCGGTTGCTGCGTTGGTTTCAATTTCAAGCTTTTCTTTCACATAATCCAGAGCCTGCCAGGAAGCTCCGTGCACCTGGGGGATACATCTTAATGAATAAGCGTCCTGCATCCTTTTTTCTCCCTGCCTTGTCACTAATTTGCTTCCAGCTAACGTGTTTCTCATCCGTTCCGCGACGGCTGATTGCTGCGGAAATCCTCTCGCTTCATGGATGGCAGGGTGAAAGGCATCCATAATGCCTTCCAGACCCTCCATTGTAAGCGATGCGATCATTTCGCTTTGCAGGGCAAGCTGTTCTGCCTCGAGATAGCTGATCACCCCCATTGCGGTCATCGCCTGGGTTCCGTTAATTAATGCGAGACCTTCTTTCGCTTCCAATATAAGCGGTGAAAGGCCTGTATGATGAAAGGCTTCAGAAGCTTTACACACGTTTCCAGAATAAAAAACCTTGCCTTCTCCGATTAGGACAAGGGCTAGATGGGAGAGCGGTGCAAGATCGCCTGAAGCACCTAAAGATCCCTGCTGCGGAATGACCGGATGAATGTGCTGATTGAGCAGTTCAGCGAGCAGCTCTGCCAAAATGGGACGGATTCCTGAAAAACCCTTTAACAGTGCATTTAATCGCAGGAGGACCATCGCTCTTGAAACCTGCTCCGGAAACGGATCTCCCACCCCGCATGCATGCGAGCGAATCAAGTTCAGCTGCAGCTCATTGACATCATCCTCACCAATCACAACATCACTGAATTTGCCGAATCCCGTATTGATTCCATAAACCGTCTTTTTATCTGAGACAATTTTCAAAACTGCTTCTCTGCTTTGTTCTACTTTACGCATGCTTTCCGGCTTGAGAACGATTCGTTCCCCTTCGAGGCAGATTTTCCTGATGTCATCAAGAGTTAACGTTTCACCCGTTAAAACCACCATCTTCATCCCTCCTAAATAAAAAAGAGACGACAATGGCATGCAAAACACCATCATCGCCTCCTCATGACTTATGAACTATAGGCAATGTTTCTTCATATATGATTAATTCCTAGACCAGCTGTTTCATGTTCGAGCCCTTTTATAGGGGCGCCGATCGTTCCATAAAATGCGACCGCAATCCATTCTCCTTCTGATTCTTCTGCATATGGCCTGCCCCTTACAATGGCAAACCTCAATCCTACCGTCCGGCTCATCTCGCCAATGGAAGGCTGACCCCGGGTAACCCCTTCAATCCCTTCTAAAACAGCATGATAAAGCGCATGAGTTTCCCGGTAGCAGTTATCAAGAATGAGTTCGTTCCGTTTTGCGGCGGTTTCAACTGCCGCGATGACTTTTTGCATATTCATCGATCCCACTTTGCCCTGGCAATACCTTATTTTATGAAAAGATGGTTTTAGAAAAGCCAATTCCTCATCGGTCAGGGATGCCAGAAGCAAAGCGTATTTCCCAATTTGAGCTTCCAGAGTCATAGTCAACCTCATTTTGTCTGAATTTTCTCTATTCACTACTATCTTCTTTCATTCTATGTCTAGGCGTTTCTGTCTGTCAATCGAGTATGAAAAATTTTCTGTGCGAGTTAGAGATTCTCGCCACATAATGGTGAAGCAGACAAATGAAAAAAAAGACCCCGTTAAGGAGTCCTCCAGTTTAATACAGTAAATATTTCTCCCGAATATCCAAGAATTTTGTTCTTTCCTCTTCATAATTCTTCTCGATCTCTTCAACAGAAGCTCCCTTTAACAGCATATCCTTCACCCAGCTGTTTCCAAGCAAAAGATTAAAATTATCGGCTGCTAAAAACTGAAAATCATTCGGATACATGTCTTTTACGGTTTTCACAATGG
The Metabacillus sp. FJAT-52054 genome window above contains:
- the hutI gene encoding imidazolonepropionase codes for the protein MTHDLILFNIGQLLLPESNGKPLKGEDMNRLRVLNSAAIAVKDGLVSWIGSTEEAERLLAHEKRNAKGKVVSPGLVDPHTHLVFGGSRENELAMKQAGVSYLEILAKGGGILSTVHATKNASAKVLFDKAAFHLERMISFGVTAIEAKSGYGLDDETELKQLRVIKQLHNSYPIRLVSTFLGPHAVPAEYKGREDMFLEKMIQLLDVIKEEKLAKFADIFCETGVFTIDQSRQFLMKAKEKGFGLKIHADEIDPLGGTELAVSLRSASADHLVAASDEGIACLADSDTVAVLLPGTTFYLGKDHYARARKMIDEGTAVALATDFNPGSCVTENLQMIMSLAALKLKMTAEEIWNAVTVNAAYAIGLGGNAGIIKAGKRADFVIWDVPNYHYIPYHFGVNHAESVYTEGKKRWEKVRRGSIQLSSAREGRNL
- the hutU gene encoding urocanate hydratase, whose amino-acid sequence is METKRVIRAKKGLKLECKGWEQEAALRMLYNNLDPDVAEKPEDLVVYGGIGKAARNWESFDAIVHTLRRLENDETMLVQSGKPVAVFKTHAAAPRVLLSNSVIVPKWANWDHFHELDRKGLMMYGQMTAGSWIYIGTQGILQGTYETFAEVARQHFGGSLKGTLTLTAGLGGMGGAQPLAVTMNGGACLAVEADPERIKKRIHTAYCDKMTSSLDEAVEWAMEAKKKGEALSIGVVGNAASLHHELLNRNIHFDIVTDQTSAHDPINGYIPENYSLQAAAELRKTHPKEYEKKASKSMAKQVEAMLEFQRRGAIVFDYGNNIRQVAKDEGVSNAFDFPGFVPAYIRPLFCEGKGPFRWAALSGDPEDIYRTDALIQELFPENEPLLRWIDMAQEKVAFQGIPSRICWLGYGERMKMGLAINDLVRSGELKAPIVIGRDHLDCGSVASPNRETEAMKDGSDAVGDWAILNALINVAAGGSWISVHHGGGVGMGYSLHAGMVAVADGTGLAEERLRRVLTTDPGMGIVRHADAGYDKAIEAAKEKGLDIPMIHHAKG
- the hutH gene encoding histidine ammonia-lyase, coding for MVVLTGETLTLDDIRKICLEGERIVLKPESMRKVEQSREAVLKIVSDKKTVYGINTGFGKFSDVVIGEDDVNELQLNLIRSHACGVGDPFPEQVSRAMVLLRLNALLKGFSGIRPILAELLAELLNQHIHPVIPQQGSLGASGDLAPLSHLALVLIGEGKVFYSGNVCKASEAFHHTGLSPLILEAKEGLALINGTQAMTAMGVISYLEAEQLALQSEMIASLTMEGLEGIMDAFHPAIHEARGFPQQSAVAERMRNTLAGSKLVTRQGEKRMQDAYSLRCIPQVHGASWQALDYVKEKLEIETNAATDNPLIFDGGQTVISGGNFHGQPIALAMDFMKIAMAEFASISERRIERLVNPQLNDLPPFLSAQPGLQSGAMIMQYCAASLVSENKTLAHPASVDSIPSSANQEDHVSMGTIAARHCFSIIQNVRRVLAIECICALQAVQYRGIERMATATRVFYDEAREIVPSITQDRVFSEDIENMTEWLKKNKAGWTALNEGREFERWKQNA
- the hutP gene encoding hut operon transcriptional regulator HutP, with amino-acid sequence MTLEAQIGKYALLLASLTDEELAFLKPSFHKIRYCQGKVGSMNMQKVIAAVETAAKRNELILDNCYRETHALYHAVLEGIEGVTRGQPSIGEMSRTVGLRFAIVRGRPYAEESEGEWIAVAFYGTIGAPIKGLEHETAGLGINHI